Below is a genomic region from Sphaeramia orbicularis chromosome 6, fSphaOr1.1, whole genome shotgun sequence.
gtcctcaacatttaaaaacagactaaacatacaaacaagacaatacaGTGTATATGACACATTACTATATAAAAGTGTACATCATACATTATTAGCTCACCggtcaaattaaaagctttgggaaatgtatccagatgccatttattatcccccagttctgtgtatttattatattacagaaatagcctatgttttggtcatattccaatcagatctgtaaaaaattcaaattccaactcgatatcattgatactgatttattggatcaatccacttcctatctcttataatggggaaatttttcaaagtcgctccaaatccagaatcagatccagatccaaataatttcactaacttttgttgacatcatcataaagaagctgtataccaaatttgaagtcaatcagaactgtagtttcggagaagaagaggattgaaatttttgtaatggacgacaacGACAAACGACAGacaccgcatgatgacaatagcttatagCCTGATAGCCGGGAAGCTAAAAagtggattttttcttttctaaaacaAACATTACTGTGTATCACTGACTGCTGTCTGATTAAATTCATCTTCAGGTCAGTGGGGCCTTCCAACTGTGAGCCTGGCAGGTGTGGTGGGCATCTTAGCTGGTGTGATTTCGTCCATGATCGAGTCTGTTGGGGACTATCACGCCTGTGCCAGACTCTCTGGTGCTCCCCCTCCCCCTAAACATGCCATCAACAGGGGTATCGGCATTGAGGGGCTGGGTTGTCTGCTGGCTGGGGCCTGGGGGACAGGAAATGGCACCACCTCATACAGCGAAAACGTTGGAGCCCTTGGTATCACAAAGGTTAGACGGACACTTTTTCAAGGAGATGCTAACACTCTTTTTAACACTTCTAAGACTaagacaaatctttttttttttttttaacccgccaCCACTCCTCCTCAgaagacaactttatttttaattaattaaaaaataataataaaaaaagaaaacgttGGAGCCCTTGGTATCACAAAGGTTAGACGGACACTTTTTCAAGGAGACGCTAACACTCTTTTTAACACTTCTAAGACTaagacaaatcttttttttttttttttaacccgccaCCACTCCTCCTCAgaagacaactttatttttaattaattaaaaaaaaaaagaaaaaagaaaacggtGGAGCCTTTGGTATTACAAAGGTTAGACGGACACTTTTTCAAGAAGATGCTAATACTGTTTAACACTTCTAAGActaagataacttttttttttttttaacctgccacCACCACTCCTCCTCGGACGAAAACCAAAATtttaattaatcaaaaaaaaaaaaaaagacatatcatTTCTTCATGTTTGCAGGTTGGAAGTCGCATGGTGATAGTGGCCAGTGGAGTCCTGATGGTTCTCATGGGTGTGTTTGGTAAAGTCAGTGCTGTATTCACTACAATCCCATCACCTGTAATAGGAGGGATGTTCATGGttatgtttggggtcatttctgCAGCAGGAGTTTCAAATCTgcaggtaaataaataaaataaatactccGAAACAGATGCATGTTTAACCTTTATGCAAACTTCATTCACCTGAGTGTACTCATGATTTTGTTGTCAGTCTATTTATTAAAGTTAGCCACAAAAACATCTATTATTACAGTTTGTCCACatttagaaaaaataaacacagagtgaacaaaccaaaagtaTAACAGAGGAAAGCAAACGtaacaaacacattttaacaaaccTCATCCACGCCCCCCATCCCAGGACTTACGACATGTCACACCAAGGGTGGCCATATAAATTCGAATTATATTCAGGTTGAGTTATCGATATataagtcacttttccactggacatctgcgcaaaactttatcgatatttactaaatgtcgaaaaaacagaagtgagtaatgtcggtttttccattaaatcacaaatgcgatgatttgtttatttattatcacgagatgacagaagaagtcattccataaacatggcaacgaatgtaaatatggtgtagatttacagatatattcattattattattatatattacccctctatctcgtactaaattccgaaatgattaggtttcctggtgtgtccacacacacctcGACATGTTTctgcttcttctttgcttgttgtaacatacgtcaacatctgtttttttaattcacctgactagctgcgaaaaaggtctttccattgcagttctgcgtgatataccatttgcgctacgcccgaaaaaccacctcttgctagcgcaaaaatgtttcaccaaaaaattggagttttggcgaaattgtcgttttttcattaGGCAAAATTttattaccgatatttactaaatgtcaaaaaaaaaacagaagtgcattatgtcggtttttccattatatcccaaatgcaatgatttatttatatattattgcgagatgacacgagaagtcattctaaaCATGgtaacgaacgtaaatatggtattgatttacagatatatgcgttattattattatatataacccctctatctcatactaaattacgaaatgtttgggtttcctggtgtgtccacgcgTAACacgacacgtttcttcttcttcgcttgctgTATCGTaagtcaacatccggttttttaattcacctgactctagttgcgaaaaaaggtctttccattgcagttttgcatgatataccatttgcgctatgcccgaaaaaccacctcttgccagcgcaaaaacatttaatcgaaaaatgagacttttggcgaaattgtcatttttccattaggtaaatttttatgcgcaagttatatttgcgcaatttgaaggtcaatggtaAAGCGACTGTTGTTGAATGGGATGCCAAATCTACTCatgattttgttttttccatttatttttagTATGCAGACATGAATTCATCCCGAAATATCTTCATTTTCGGTTTCTCCATGTTCGTCGGTCTTGTTATCCCCAACTGGATACTGAAAAATCCTAAAACTATAGCTACAGGTATATGATAGGACAAATataccaaacatttcatacagtCTCTGTGACTGGTCAACTGATAGAAACATGCTTTTTCTGTGTCATGTTCAGGTGTGGTGGAAATCGACCAGATGCTGCAGGTGCTTCTAACCACCAGCATGTTTGTGGGAGGGTTTTTTGGCTTCATACTTGACAACACCATTCCAGGTAAGGATTTCATAATTCATATATGAATGTTATTAGTTTCATTGTTGTTAATGGTTTACATAATTGAATGCAAGTCATCtgatcatacaggggttggacaaaataatggaaacaccttcacctcaagatgataatgccccaatccatacagctagaattgttaaagaatggcatgaggaacattctaatgaagttgagcatctcgtatggccggcacagtccccagacctcaacattattgagcatttatggtcagttttagagattcaagtaagacgtcgatttccaccgccatcgtctcaaaaagagttggagggtattctaactgaagaatggcttaaaattcctttggaaacaattcacaagttgtatgaatcaatacctcggagaattgaggctgtaattgccgcaaaaggcggacctacaccatattaaattatattctgttgattttttaaggtgtttccattattttgtccaacccctgtagaaaaCAACAACTCATATACTCACTATCATATGATGTCAATTCGATCCCCTTTCTATTGTCTATGTTCTGTATCTAAAGCAAAGTTACAATGTGAAAAtggaaatgggtgcttctatgaaactggtccctaaaaacaggacatgggggctaaaaattcaaaccagatgtagactaatgttatgaagcaagttttgaggcactttgggtctgttttaaagataaatatttactgagatagacAAATCCGTcattatttggacaaaatgaacaaagtagatCTAGACAGACCACTTAGTGGAATCATGACAATTTTACTGAAATCCTATAAATCATACCCAAACAACAAGCTAATATCAAGACTGTACACCGAATTACAAAACATTAGGGCTGAAAATACGGTTTATatcaaagaaaagtgggaaaaggaGGGCAGTTTTGAATTGACTATGGAAGaatggactaaaatacaagaaaatatatggaaAAGTACATCTTCACTTAGTTGGAGAGAATTTGCATGGAAAAGTGTGATTCGCTTTTTTAGAACACCTGCACAAAAAGGTTTAAATGTAGATACATcatgctggagacagtgtgggatGAAAAAAAGCTCATCACCATCATATTTTTTGGAGCTGTCCCAAATTCTCTCCCTTTTGGGAAAAAAATCAGGAGTAGTATTGACAAGGTTATGAAAATAAAAACGCCTTTAAATTTTGAGAATATGTTCTTAGGTAAACGACCAGGTGGTATAAAAGGATTTTGTAAAACATATCTGTGGAATATCTTGTTGATTGCCAGCAAAAAAGTGATCACTAGGAAATGGTTGACAGACAAGACACCCTCGCAGCATGAATGGAAGGACCTTGTTAAAGAAATCgctcaaatggaagaactcacctttacactaagactggaccatgacaaattcaaggaatGCAGGAAACCGTGGATAGActttataaatacttaaaaaaaaaacaaacaaaaaaaacatacttgacacccattgttcaattgctactcaattgttctgttttttttttgttcgtttgttttttgtcttgttttataaaaaaaacaaaactatcaatgtataaaatatgtcaatcttgcattgtaaaccaaataaaaacttaaattaaatatatatatatatttactgagatagaagagaaacaatttttcagataaaacacatttttatataatttttctattatttttttatacaagaatctgtgcgtaacactgtaaaaaggacatgaaaattacacgctattttttcgaatatctttttattctctcaagtatattttgggaattgaattaattatgcaaaaaaaaaaaaaaaaaggcagcttttcatgtcccaattttggtcctatttttggccccgacattttattaaaaattcattaattctgggatgtctcagagcaagagtataattttttttacatttatctgaggtcatcattaggtacatcctggggagagACATTTAGAGAATCTAttttcaagtacgtgcaagtcagaattttgcatggttgaaaaggagtaggaagaagtataagcgttcctttaacccttttgtgcatgaattatgagagccttagtcaagatttttttttttttgttttgaatgttTATATTCctctgggcattaaaaaaacaaagcaattgacattttttttatgaacctattttttatggggttgcaaaaatgtccactcacctggacaccatgtgttttgttttttttttcttcattgattttattgcaattttttgttttccattcaacaaaacagtgtcttctaaagactagacacaaaacaacacatacacgacagctcttacattggaaataaaaacacaaaaacatagcttAATACACAAGGTGGTAGGTCAGACTTACGATGTACGGGAGTCACATTTATGAATATCATTCAAGTGCACAACAGTCCTTTTAATAGGGTAGAAGAGAGGTCCAGTCCAATACAGTCCAAAAATGGGCGCCGTACTCTGTagaactgatctacactgttatgTATAAGATTGGTCAGATATTCTAgctcaggggtgtcgaactcattttggttcaggggccatatttagcccaattaggtctcaagtgggccagaccactaaaataatgacttcataacctataaataatgacaaatccaagtttttcttttgttttagtacaaaaacccccggttaaattatgaaaatatttacattttacaaaaaagatgtgaataatctgaaaaaactgaaatttcatttgaaaaattagtgcaattttaacaatttaacattatgcctcgacttattatttatacatgtactttacacacaatgttacatcaacatttggtaacaggcagaacattgttagaattttggagtttggaactaaaatgtgaacaatttctacaatattacatctgttattattaatacaactacagatcacagtggatccatgaatgcaccagacatttagtaacaggcagaatattgttcaaattgcacatttcaggttgttcatctttgtttttatttgcattttattgtgaaagaatagttttgtaaatgtaaatattttcacagcgtaatctcatttttttcacttaaattttttccacataatttttcataaagaaaatttgtcattgtcattatttatgggttattgtgttgttatttttactggagatcacattggtctgtatgtggaacctgaaccaaaaggatttggacaacatggactgttcaggttctttTTTGTACCTTCATCCTGCGGGcctgaatggaacctttggtgggccagatttggcccctgagccgcatgtttgacacctgtgttctagggggatcatgtttaatttttgaggcaaagaaatgtatttactgatatactgagtgaaaactatgaaataaaaacatttttattgcagctaatctgatgtctcacattttaacatacactaatactagtcattactcactaaaaaaacccccaaaacaacctttttgttaaacaaaaaaaaaaagtgttaattacagtctaataacaataccaaGCACCTGATTTAACTCAgagatgttactgcagattaggtttatcaagaacagcaaagttacagtaatgatataaaTTGTAGTGCatgggatggtgctgtgttggctgatatggaactaaaacaacaaagctaacgaataaacaagagaacagctgtagaatagctgtccactgtagtgaccactctgcatgaaggggttaaatacAGATTCATGACAAACAAGTATGTTAAGCCAGAAAATAGCATTGAGCAAGAGTTATGATTTATGGTTACAGACGTATAACACGAGGCATGTGGTTGAACATGTGTCCAACAGGCTCCAAGCATGAACGCGGCATACTGGCGTGGAATAAGGCTCACGAGGATGACTCAAGCAATACACTGGAGAGCGGAGAAGTCTACAACCTTCCCTTTGGTATCAGTGCTTATCTTTCATCTTCCTCCTGGCTGCAGTACATCCCTTTCTGCCCGTCCGGTGTGTCCAGCTCCCTGGATGGAAGCGGTGCAGACATAAACGCCCTGGAGCCGAAGCATCCTCTGGGACATCCAGAACCTTCACAGATCATTATTGGAGTCCCTCTGTGAGCCCAGCGCTCACTCCACTCGGCCATTTTGGGGGATTTTTTAAAACCATCACAACAAAGGCAGCTCAGTTTGGACCTTTAGTCCATTTGATAAAGACACTGTTATGTAACAACATGGTGCAAGTGTTTCACACTGCCTTTTGGAACGACGCTCACAAACAGCATTTTGGATAGAGTAGTAAAAGCAATACCTATATAAGATGGGTTTTTTTGAAAATGATTACAAAAAGCTGGCAAAAAACAGGATAATCTTGAATACATTTTCTGTACAGTAATTTGTATTTAGAGTAAAACAAAAAGCATAATGGagttaaaagacaaaaatccaggcactgacttggttggaaaaattagaaattgtaaaaaaacattatttcatGAGGGTCTGTAGATTAATTCATTGGGGctggagtagggatgggaatcaataagaatttaacgattccaatttcATAATCGATTTtccttatcgatccgattccttatcgattctaattgggtgagggaataagagtacaaacgggtgagTTTGCATAAactgttttttatatttccatctctgcacagaaaatataacatatacagtatgtacaaataataataacagatgacgccgggcccggtttgggggaggggcggcgtgcagtgaaagtgaaactacagacgctttactaattcctctattgccgcatttccactgtgtggaaccggttcgactcggcctgtctcctgttgttgtgcacctcatttcctctcccctacctttggaaactcatatttgagggggtacgacgtttgttgcccacaacggaaccggaactgggcccagatgatggcttgttcactctgccgctacattcacaagcgccgctaagtatcaaatcaaatgattcacatgctgtggacaaatatttgagcagactggagggattccacccttttgaagaaggggaagctttgacagtgtcccagtggacctggtgtcatctgtttagaccatttctgcctcaacaccatgttggcgacgttctgaccaaaacaatgcagtgtacgcgtgatgtcatcgcgcatgcgcaacgaaggcgggattgataagcagaattgttaagcaggcaggcaaacgattccagagaatcgagctactgggatctggttctcaaaaagaaccagttctcgattcccatcccgaggctggagttaaaaacacaacaaatgcacaaatattcaactcttctgggggaaggttcactcagctctctgtgatgtgTTGGCATATGtaatcccaaattcttgtcttgttctttacctcggacatttggaagaatcagtgcataaaggagacatatcttgtcaagatcctcctggtgggtgggaagaaggccataacaaagaactgatGCTCCGTCTAataaacaatggctttcaatcataagtcgcttttccattggacatctgcgcaaaactttaccaatatttactaaatgtcgaaaaaacataagtgtgtaatgtcggtttttccattaaataacaaatgcgatgatttgtttatttattatagcgagatgacacgagaagtcattccataaacatggcgacgaacgtgaatatggtgttgatttagagatatattcgttattattatatattacccctctatctcgtactaaataaaaaaaaacatttcctagtgtgtccacacataccgcgacatgtttcttcttcacttgttgtaacgtatgtcaacatccgttttttcattcacctgactctagttgcgaaaaaaggtctttccattgcagttttgcatgatataccatttgcgctatgcccgaacaaccacctcttgccagcgcaaaaactattaatcgaaaaatgagactttttggcgaaattgtcatttttccattaggtaaatttttatacacaagttatatttgcgcaatttgagggtcaatggaaaagtgactattgatgatgtacttgtcatggaacatcttacatTTAAACTGAAATTGAAAGAAAATCTCTATataaaaaactggggaaaatggctgataTTCAGGGAAAAATGTGTCTATTAAGGGACCGAAACATATTCTGACACAAGCACACAagcacaggctgttcttttcatttgtttgttttctgttcttttgtttctttactTACTTTTTCTTacatactgataaaaatgagaaataaattaaaattgtaaaaaaacaaaacaaaagaacaacccAAAAACACACCAACACGTGTCAACATGTGCCTTCTCCAGGGTGCATCGGCGGGCGCATTCCAACATGCGTTgttgtgtttttaactccagtCCCTATGAATTAATCCACAGACCCTCATGAAATAAAAGTTTTTTTACAATTTCTAATTTTTACAACCAAATGAGTGcctgtatttttgtctttttcctattGTTCGTGCCCTCTCCATGAGCACCTCTGGTTTGTTCAATACCAGTAGCTCCATGTGaaatagttttattgtctttttaaaaAGCATAATAAGGTTTGTATTATCGGTCCTATAGATACCAAGGTGCTACCGAACAAACACTGAAAGACTTTTGAATGTAAGTAAGTCCATTATATTAAATGCCACATTCATGATGTTGAtcaaatgtataatttaattaaTATACATTACCTCATGACTGAATACATGTTTGCTGTCAATATTTTTCCATTATTGCATTATCAGTCCATGCACTTTATATATTTgtggcaacattttttttttcttttgtgcacATTAAACTCAAGCATGGACCGGACCCTCCTGTCTTTTCTCATTTTACTCCAGTTAGGTCTTGCTTCAAAGCTCTGTACAAACTGACAAAAGACTCCGCCCACATGTCTTTTTGGTGTTTGTCAGTGGAGTTGACCATCCTTTCGGTGGTGTACACCAAAGTCAACAGAGTGCGCTCGAAATCATCCTGATGCAGGTGTCCAGATTGTGTCGACAGGTCTGAGATCAGCCTCAGTATGTTTGATAGTTCTTTGGGAATGATCTCCTCACAAATAATGCCCAAGTTTCTCGTCTTTCGGAGCGAGGCTAGCTCTCCGTCGTTCACTGAAAACTCTCCGCTGACATCGAAATTTATGCCAGCCAACAGGATCTattgaaagaaaagaaataacaGAGGAAACAATGAAATAACTGTATTATTCTTGGTTAAAGGtcgggtaggagatcctggaaaaacggttcaagcgagctacattttgaaaatactcaattcaaaagtccaaaccccgtTCTACAGACTTCCCCctaaagccacgcctccagagtaccggaacgcgcaatgcttgttcccgagggttcatgagcCGGAGCCAGCGAAtagttgctgtgcagcgctcgtgaaccctcgagaaaaagcattgtgcgtgccagtactctggaggcgtggcttcaggggggatgtctgaagaaaggggtttggacttttgaattgagtattttcagaatgtagcttgcttgaaccatttttctaagatctcataccccacatttaattggttgtaatcggggtgtgaaggggattttaagcactatagtaaaaaaaaaaaatgctccaggaaaacatctcctaccccaacTTTAAAAGACGGATCCGAATATTTTTCTCACCTCAAATAACAGATGAACATCTTTAAATGAGCTGTGGAAGGTGGGATTGACGACAGTTGCCACCCCTCTCCTTATTCGACTTGCAGCTGGGAACAAGGCTAGTAGTAAAAGAGACAGAATGTGTGAATAAGAGATGACCTGAAGGCTGGTAGTTACCTTACAAACCTTTAACCTCACGTTTCAGTGTTTCTTGTGCACAGATTgcttaggacacaggtgtcaaacatgcggcccagggcccaaatctggccctccaaaggttccattctggcccgcaggttgagagtgcaaaaattaacctgaacagtccaagttgtccaaatcattttggttcagattccacatacagaccaatgtgatctccagtaaaaataacaacacaataacccataaataatgacaatgacaaattttctttgtgaaaaattatgtggaaaaaatttaagtgaaaaaaataa
It encodes:
- the LOC115421011 gene encoding protein FAM180A-like, translated to MGAARCRSKALFPAASRIRRGVATVVNPTFHSSFKDVHLLFEILLAGINFDVSGEFSVNDGELASLRKTRNLGIICEEIIPKELSNILRLISDLSTQSGHLHQDDFERTLLTLVYTTERMVNSTDKHQKDMWAESFVSLYRALKQDLTGVK